Proteins encoded within one genomic window of Ursus arctos isolate Adak ecotype North America unplaced genomic scaffold, UrsArc2.0 scaffold_9, whole genome shotgun sequence:
- the NAP1L5 gene encoding nucleosome assembly protein 1-like 5, producing MADSENQGPAEPSQAAAAAAAAAAEAAAAAEEVMAEGGAQGGDSDSAAGDSDSAAGQTAEEPQTPAENAPKPKNDFIESLPNSVKCRVLALKKLQKRCDKIEAKFDKEFQALEKKYNDIYKPLLAKIQELTGEMEGCAWTLEGEEEEDDEEEYEDEEEGEEEEEEEEEAAAEAAAEAAAAKDEGPHSAVSDDAKK from the coding sequence ATGGCTGACTCGGAAAACCAGGGGCCTGCGGAGCCAAGccaggcggcggcggcagcggcagcggcggcagcagaggcggccgcggcggcggaGGAGGTAATGGCGGAAGGCGGCGCGCAGGGGGGAGACTCTGACAGCGCGGCTGGTGACTCCGACAGCGCGGCTGGTCAGACGGCTGAGGAGCCCCAGACCCCCGCGGAGAATGCACCAAAGCCTAAAAATGACTTTATCGAGAGCCTGCCTAATTCGGTGAAATGCCGAGTCCTGGCCCTCAAAAAGCTGCAGAAGCGATGCGATAAGATAGAAGCCAAATTTGATAAGGAATTTCAGGCTCTGGAAAAAAAGTATAACGACATCTATAAACCCCTACTTGCCAAGATCCAAGAGCTCACCGGTGAGATGGAGGGGTGTGCATGGACCttagagggggaggaggaggaggacgacgaGGAAGAGTAcgaggatgaggaggagggggaagaggaggaggaggaggaggaggaagctgcaGCAGAGGCTGCTGCGGAGGCGGCGGCTGCCAAAGATGAGGGTCCCCACTCTGCAGTGTCTGATGACGCCAAGAAATAA